The genomic interval GCCGGAAGTGCATTTGAGCTCGATCATCTTGAGGGGAATGATCTTGTTGAGTGGAAGCGTCAGCTTTTCCGCCAGCGCGGCATCCGCCCAAAAAACAGTGAAAACAGATAACAACAGCAAACGTTTAAGCATCGGTAGTCTTCCCACTTGCCGGATTCACCATATATTGCGCACGCAGCAACAGCGCCGCGTCCCTGACTTTTACCAAGACGGTTTTAACGAAGACCAGTATACTTTCAAAAACGGCCTTTATGCCTAAAATGAAGAAGGCGTAAATAAGCCTGCCCGAGTTCCCCGGCAACGCCGTTTTTTTCCAGTAATCGACCCACCGTTCGCTGTCGCCATAGACGAATCCCACTGTTTTGGCGTAGGTCTCGTAGTTCAGCGGCAGATTGGCGCCCATGAAATAGTTGGCCCCCCGCTTGAAGCCGCGCGGAACGGTCGCCTCGAACTCAAACTGCTTGCCGCCGCTGTCTTTCACCGTCAGGTGGACTTCCTCGTTCGGCTTCGGCTCCCACGGCAGCGCCGCCTCGAAGCCGAGGCCGGCGAGCGACACGTCTTTCAGTTCTCCCACGCAGCGGTGGTTCATGCGGGGGAAAAACGCTTCCACCTTTCCGGAGGCGGAAATCCGGTGGTAGTAGCGCACTTGTTTGCGTTCCCAGAACGCCCCCATCGATATGATGACGAGGAAGGAATTGTAAATACACCATGCGCCGGTGACGGCGATAACATCGCGGTAGATGGGGAAGTTGATCCATTTGTACACCGCTTCGCTAATGGCCATGAAATTGACGGCGATGATCGCGAGGAACGGGGCGGCGAGCGGGTTGAGCGATTCCGTAAGGGTGGTCTGCCCTTTGGGGGTGATCTTGAACGTCGGTTTCCGCGGACTGATTATGACCGAAAGAACGGCGGGGATGAGGAAGAGGGCCTGCACCGTTTCGTAAATTTCGGAGAACAGCGGCTTGCGGGACCTGCCGTACAAAAAGTCCATCACGAAAAAGGTGCTGAGAAGGTGCGGCATCGCGTACGCCAGTATCGGGAACATCGTGGCATGGTACACCTTCATTCCAAAGATGAGGAAAAGGGCCGGCGCCAGGAAGTAGATGATGCGCGGTATGCCGAAGAACCAGAATACGCAGGAATTGAAGTAGCATATCCTTTGCGGCCAGGTGAGGCCTTTGGTGGTAAGCGGGTTGTTCAGGATGAATACCTGGATCATCCCCTGCGCCCAGCGGATGCGCTGGGTGACGTAATCGTTGAACGTTTCCGGCTGGAGTCCGCACACCATCGGCCGGTTGATATACACGCTGTTGTACCCTTTGGCGTGCAGTTTCAGCGAAGTCTCGGCGTCTTCGGTGATCGTTTCCCCGCTGACGCCGCCCACTTCGTCGAGGCAACTGCGCCGCAGCAGCGCGGCCGACCCGCAGAAATAGCTGCTGTTCCACGAATCGAACCCCAGGTGCATGGTGCGGAAGAACATGTCGTTTTCCGACGACACGCTTCCGACGTTGGTTATATTTTTTTCCACCGGCGTGGGATTGATGAAAAAATGCGGGGTCTGCACGAGGAACAGTTTGGGGTCGGCCATGAACCGCCCGACGGTCATTTTGAGGAAGTCGCGCGTCGGCACGTGGTCGCAATCCAGCACCAGCACCAGTTCCCCGTTCGTGTGGCCCAGCGCGGCGTTGATGTTTCCCGCTTTGGCGTGGTTGTTTTCTTCGCGGGTGAGGTAGTGTACGCCGACTCTCTGGGCGATTTTTCTCAGGATGTAATGGCGTTCCCACGCCGCCGCGGAGGTTGCGGGGTTGTTGCGCCGGGCAACGGTGCTGCCGTCGTCGATGATGTGGATATTCAGCTTGCCGGCCGGGTATTCGATCTGTTTGGCGGCCGTCGCCGTCGCTTTCACAAGGTCTGCCGATTCGGTATAGGTGGGGATGAGAATGTCAACCGTCGGGTATGCGCCGGTATCCTCCGGAAGGGGGATTGTCCGGTGTTCCAAAGGGGATGCGTTGATGAAAAGCCCCATCATGTGAATCATGATGGCGTACCACTCCGCCAGATACAAAAGGGTCATGCCGATGAAGTCGGCCGGGCCGGTGTATTGCAGCGTGTCGAAGGTGCGCCAGAGGATGTACCGCAGGCTGATGAACGCGCCGAGGAAAAGGAAGAGCAGCCGCCACACCGGGTTGTCATGCACCAAGGGGCGGTGGGTCAGCAGCATGATGATCAGCAAAAGCCCCCAACCGATGGCCATGCGGTGGAGGAGGCCCATGTAGCTTTCAACGAAGTAGAGGGAATAAAGAAGCGCTATGAAGGCGGCGCCGATCCACCACTTGCTAACTCCCCTCCCCGTATTTGGCATAGCT from Nitrospinota bacterium carries:
- the bcsA gene encoding UDP-forming cellulose synthase catalytic subunit translates to MPNTGRGVSKWWIGAAFIALLYSLYFVESYMGLLHRMAIGWGLLLIIMLLTHRPLVHDNPVWRLLFLFLGAFISLRYILWRTFDTLQYTGPADFIGMTLLYLAEWYAIMIHMMGLFINASPLEHRTIPLPEDTGAYPTVDILIPTYTESADLVKATATAAKQIEYPAGKLNIHIIDDGSTVARRNNPATSAAAWERHYILRKIAQRVGVHYLTREENNHAKAGNINAALGHTNGELVLVLDCDHVPTRDFLKMTVGRFMADPKLFLVQTPHFFINPTPVEKNITNVGSVSSENDMFFRTMHLGFDSWNSSYFCGSAALLRRSCLDEVGGVSGETITEDAETSLKLHAKGYNSVYINRPMVCGLQPETFNDYVTQRIRWAQGMIQVFILNNPLTTKGLTWPQRICYFNSCVFWFFGIPRIIYFLAPALFLIFGMKVYHATMFPILAYAMPHLLSTFFVMDFLYGRSRKPLFSEIYETVQALFLIPAVLSVIISPRKPTFKITPKGQTTLTESLNPLAAPFLAIIAVNFMAISEAVYKWINFPIYRDVIAVTGAWCIYNSFLVIISMGAFWERKQVRYYHRISASGKVEAFFPRMNHRCVGELKDVSLAGLGFEAALPWEPKPNEEVHLTVKDSGGKQFEFEATVPRGFKRGANYFMGANLPLNYETYAKTVGFVYGDSERWVDYWKKTALPGNSGRLIYAFFILGIKAVFESILVFVKTVLVKVRDAALLLRAQYMVNPASGKTTDA